The Pseudoliparis swirei isolate HS2019 ecotype Mariana Trench chromosome 16, NWPU_hadal_v1, whole genome shotgun sequence genome includes a window with the following:
- the LOC130206455 gene encoding WAS/WASL-interacting protein family member 3-like isoform X2, which translates to MEDHLYARGDARAVGDFVGAAPPPPPPSPPAAAIGIDYGAGGDYDGAPGLPTAIRRAPAPTPTPRHPPPVPPAPRHPPTPPGTGPQVSYQVSDTLVPLNLHYTV; encoded by the exons ATGGAGGACCACCTGTACGCACGGGGCGACGCCAGAg CTGTTGGCGACTTCGTTGGAGCTGCGccgccacccccccctcccagccccCCGGCGGCAGCCATCGGCATCGACTACGGAG CTGGTGGCGACTACGATGGAGCTCCTGGCCTCCCTACGGCCATCAG ACGAGCTCCGGCGCCGACTCCGACACCCAGACATCCGCCGCCGGTTCCGCCAGCTCCGCGCCATCCGCCGACTCCGCCAGGGACTGGCCCGCAGGTAAGTTATCAGGTTAGTGATACACTTGTCCCTTTAAACTTACACTACACTGTTTAA
- the LOC130206455 gene encoding uncharacterized protein LOC130206455 isoform X1 → MEDHLYARGDARAVGDFVGAAPPPPPPSPPAAAIGIDYGAGGDYDGAPGLPTAIRLVEEDNIADIRLHNARVSLLRVFALLTPDELRRRLRHPDIRRRFRQLRAIRRLRQGLARR, encoded by the exons ATGGAGGACCACCTGTACGCACGGGGCGACGCCAGAg CTGTTGGCGACTTCGTTGGAGCTGCGccgccacccccccctcccagccccCCGGCGGCAGCCATCGGCATCGACTACGGAG CTGGTGGCGACTACGATGGAGCTCCTGGCCTCCCTACGGCCATCAGGTTAGTCGAGGAAGATAACATTGCGGACATTAGGCTTCATAATGCGCGTGTGTCTTTGTTGCGTGTCTTTGCCCTTTTAACACCAGACGAGCTCCGGCGCCGACTCCGACACCCAGACATCCGCCGCCGGTTCCGCCAGCTCCGCGCCATCCGCCGACTCCGCCAGGGACTGGCCCGCAGGTAA